Proteins co-encoded in one Sporosarcina sp. FSL K6-1522 genomic window:
- the rpiB gene encoding ribose 5-phosphate isomerase B — translation MKIGLGSDHNAFDMKVSLKEYIEELGHEVVDYGSQDSCTEVDYPAVAFDVSVAINEKQLDRAILVCGTGIGMAIAAGKVPGIRAALCHDTYSAERAQKSNDAQVLTMGAKVIGIETAKKVVEMYLASEFPGGNSARKVQQIMDKEQEFLKGAGVQA, via the coding sequence ATGAAAATAGGATTAGGCTCTGACCACAATGCTTTTGATATGAAGGTAAGTTTGAAGGAGTATATTGAAGAGCTAGGTCATGAGGTAGTCGACTACGGCTCACAAGATTCATGCACAGAAGTGGATTATCCAGCAGTCGCATTTGACGTTTCGGTCGCGATTAACGAGAAACAGTTAGATCGTGCAATTCTTGTTTGCGGAACGGGAATCGGTATGGCAATTGCAGCGGGGAAAGTACCTGGCATTCGGGCGGCTTTGTGTCACGATACATACTCAGCAGAACGTGCACAAAAGAGTAACGATGCACAAGTCTTGACGATGGGCGCTAAAGTAATCGGTATTGAAACTGCGAAAAAAGTAGTGGAAATGTATCTTGCATCAGAATTCCCAGGTGGTAACTCAGCAAGAAAAGTGCAGCAAATCATGGATAAAGAGCAGGAATTCCTGAAAGGAGCTGGAGTACAAGCGTGA